GAGGGCATCCCCTGCAGTCAATAGTAAGCTTACCAGCACTACCACCACCCACCATTCTTCCATACCATGTTTTTTCGGCGCTTTGAAGTGTGTGGTCAAGCATTGCTTCGCCCGCATTGTTCTGATCTCGGAGGAACTAGGACAATGACTATCATAAATACTGCATGGAACTTTGTGTTATATTAGCAAATGGTCACTATGTCCTATATCTTCCCCCATTCCTGCTATCTTATCTTGTGGTAGAGTTGTAAAGGTATGTGGAAACTGTTCTTGTGGAAAATAATCTGTCCCCATGAAAATGCAACATATTGACTTTTAACTTTGGATTTAGCAACAAAAAAAGTAGTTCCACCTTTGTTGACTGTTCACTATAAATTTGACTAAATATTTCTGTGTTTTTTGTCAACAAACAGCAAACTctcattgtttttgtttttgtttttttgctttcCTCAGATTGAGGGAGAAAGAAATCTACAAAATGCAAAGTTAATGGAATTTACTAATTTGCTGAACAATGCACGTCCATCACAAACTCCAAGCTTTCCAACCGTGGGCTCCTTCCCTGCAGTGAAAAATACCTCATCCTTTGGGGGTTCTCAAACTAATGGACCACCTGTGTTTAGTAGTTTCAGTCAAATTGGAGCAGCGACAAATTTTGGATCTGGCTTAAGGTAATAAACACTCTCCAGATGGTCTTTAATAGACTGCTGATTCTGCTTGTTCGGCACTTTCCAAAATCCTAGGTGACCATAATCTGTTATGGATGTGATTGgtcatgttctttctttttgccaCAATATGGTTGGTCATGTTTATTTTGCGTTTAATATGATTGGTCATGTTTATTGTGTGCTTGTTTGTATAATTTGAAGGAATATATCTTATGCAGAACCGCCACACCAGGAGTACCAACCAATGCTCTTTTTGGTCAGTCTACCCAGCCTGCTTTTGGCCAGTCTACCCAGCCTGCTTTTGGCCAGTCTACCCAACCTACTTTTGGTCAGTCAGCACAGTCTACTTTCGGCAGTGGTGGAATGAAATTTGGAGTTCCAGGTATGTCTTAATTGATCTATTGAATCGTGCTTCTAGTTCTTTGTTGTTCCAAATTCCACCTAGCTTCATGATCCTGTTGTGTGTATGATTGTTAATGCAAAGAACTACTGGAAATATAGATTAATATGTGCCGGGCCTAGAAATTgtacttccttttttttcctcttctacTTGCTGTTCTCCTAACTGTCATGAATCTTTGCACGAGTTCACCATATCAAATGAGTACATGAAATGATCAAGATGAAATTCCTGATGATGGAAAAATGCAAAGAAAATAGCCATTTGtacttttcctttttgatctACCATGTTAAAATTATTCTCTTTCCGTGCTCTTGGGCTCTTAGGAGTTAGGATAGAATAATTTGAAGTCAAAACTGTGTACATGTGAAGACTAATTTGAAGTATATCTAgttctatttttgtttttgtatgcTAATACTGTACTCAAACCAAAGTGATTGCATGACTGCACACCCAAGGGTGATTCCATAGGATATATTGCCCAAGACAAATGGATTACTTGTAATTGTTTCTGTTACCTCATGTCATCGATGCTGTTCATCTATTCAGAGTTATGACCATTCGATAATTTTTAGCTTAGTGCTATAAATGTTAACAGTTAGTAGTTCTGGTAGGTTGTTCAAGGATATTTCCTTCATGTTTATGTGCACCAAGAGCAACCTTGAGGGAGGCATGGTAAACCTGCATGTACATATTTCTTGCACTATACTGGTGCATGACAAAGCACTTTTGAACAATGATATCTTCAAAATTTTACATTTGACATTGCCATAGTTGTTATTGCATACCAGGAATTTGTACGGTTACACGAAACAAGGTGGTGTATTAGCATGCGTCGACTGAAATTATGATCACTGTAGAGATATACGTTGGCATAAATACATTGCACCTGCTCAAATGTTCGTTCTTACCTTGCACATTAAgcattttaatttttgtttctaaTGGATCATCATATCCTTTTGTCCTCCCTCTTATGTTTATGGACATTTGTTTGTATCTTGTTTTAGAAGATCTGAGAGATTTTTGTGTTGGAGTGTCATTGTAACTTTTGGAAATTTCCAGATGCAAGCCAGACGTCAAGGCAACCATTCGGGACTTTGCAAGGCTCAAGCATGTCCAGCAACAGCAATTTTCCAAAGTCTCCTAGCTCCTCTGTTCATCAAAGAGACATTGATAGGCAGTCAATGGAGTTACTTAATGGGATGACAGCTCGTACAAGTGCCATGAACCAGGCACCTGTTGAGTAAGTTCCGTGATAGTTCGAATTTACAAGTGTACAGTTCGAATTTATAACCTGCTGATGAAAAATCACTGTGCGCAGATTTTCTTTATGTTGCTATGGATGTCTTTGATTTTCTTAAAGTTCCCATCAATATTTATAACACTTTTGCTGAGAAAATTATGCTACTTGCATTTTTTAGAACTAACTATGCTCCTTGCTAACATAAGTTTTTTAGTAACATTTAAAAATCAATTAGACTTGGCTGTTCAACAACATTATAACTTTATGGAGTAATATATCTTGTTaatttgttgattttgattacgATGTTTGTGAACTATCATTCTGAAGTTTCATTGCTTGTGCTTATCTTTGCCATGCATTTGTTTGGCAGAGACAATAGGAATGAAAATAAGGATGATAGTATCTGGCTGAAGGAGAAATGGGCAATTGGAGAGGTGTGAAATACTCCTAAcctttttggttttatttcataAAAACGTTTGTTTGTTCATAGCCAAATGACTTTTCTGgtagtagattttttttctgtatatttcTCTTGACGTTTTAGGTAAGCTCATTCAGTTTCTTACACCATCCACAAGCTGTGGCATTTGTGCATATTGCTGGCCAATCTTTATGTTATCTCTATCATCTAAATTGATGACATGCACAAGATTTTGCTACTTCTTTTCAAAGGAATAATAACATCCTGCACAGTACTATAGGAGTATGTTTTATTCCTATCTTGCTTTATTCTACTTTTatgaagtatatatatacatttagTTGTAGATTTCTTGTGGAAAACTGAACCGCTAGACTGGTGTTAAGGGAGATACTATCCTCATTCTTCATGAAACTGCGTAGAACAAAATGTTCACTCCCAGCAGGGGTtttatgttactccctccggtccataataagtgttgataatggatcggagggagtagcaagtTCTTTGTGGCTTTTGATTAACATGGAACTCCTTTTCAGATACCACTGGATGAACCGCCACAGAGGCACATTAGCCATGTATTTTAAAGAAGTTAAAGGAATTTCTTGTTGCGGAGGCATGATCCAGTTCGTGGTCTTTACTGGTCTCTTCTATGTACTCCGTTCAGTGTGCAAGGCGGCATCAATTGTGTACAGTTTTCTCCCCCGAGGTACAGTACTATTCGTTAACCATTTTTCTTTCAGCAAAATTCACGGACTCCCTTTATGCCGCAGCGTATATTGACGCGGCTACACGTTTGCAGCTCCATTACGACGACAGACGGAGAAAAACAAGCTGGAGAAACGTACCACGACGCATATGAAGAAGGCCAATTTGTCAAACCGATGCAGCGTTTTGACACCACTGATCCAGTCCAGTACTTTCACCTTGGGGTCAATCCTTGATCAAGTGTGAATCATTGATgtaacatgttcttttttgGGGAAGCaattgtactttttttttctaacttAACTGCACCCCGTATTCTGTCAATGAGCCTTTTGGCATGCAAAATTCTTCTTCCTGGCTTGCCAGCACGAGTTGGCACGTTGCGGGAGCAGCGAAAGAAAAGGTCGGCACGGGCACGAGCCGGACGAACATGCGAATGGCGACGTCTGCACGTGAAGAGGAGACGTTTATAGCCTCCTCGCCTCACCTACCACCGCTGCCGCCATTACTGCTGCCCGTTTAGGGGCAGCTAGCTGGCGGTATTCTCCAGGTGAAAACATGCAAACCGTGAAAACTCTATCGAAAAGGTTTAAAAAATTCTCGAAAAACTTGCATATGTTAGAAAAATGATGTTTTATATcagtgcaaaatttcaagtccaaactcaatggcatttggtagcagcgaaaaaaacaaattctgaaTGAATAGTGATCTCTGACACTGTTCATCgtaaatttctttttttaattccttccaaatgattttgactttgaacttgaaattttgcaggtcccaacatatgatatttttgtagaatttttttaaaacttttaaacatggtttttatAAAGTTTGCACCGAACGAAGATTTTCAACCGATACGCGGACTTCTTCCCGAGGCTCCATTTAAATGGGTCGAGTTGGCCTGGCCGACACGCGCACGCAGACAAGCTCTGCTGTGGCGAAGTTATTGGACGAGGGAATGGGGACATCGTcacatctctctctccctccctaggTTGCTTGCCAGCGTGCTATACTTGTACTCTGGAgtaggcatgcatgcagaggTGTTAAGTACGGGGTATATTTCGTAAATTCGTAGGCAACTACGAGTGGGGCGGATCGGCGGTATATTTGGGCAGGCATATGTGTCTGTCAACTTTTCTAAGAGAGATAAGCTATTCTTCTTCCACAGCAAACGAATGGAGAGTTGAATCCGTGATGAATGCCAGTATGCACCGATCTGCCTCTTGGTACGCTGCAACCAGGGGCGAGAAAagattcttaaaaaaaaacttactcCTGGTACTTCGGTCTCCAAATGTTAGGTTTACAAATGTAGCCGCATTTTCAAGATGTTTAGGCAACAATTACGTTAGTTAAAATGTGAGCAAAGATCAATGTACTTGAAATGTGCGGCACAAGACACCAAcaccgatcctaaattgttgtcgaaatattacatgtatttagacggttttttaagaatggatacatccatatttggacaaattcgTGTCAAGCATTTagggtcagagggagtagtatttatttttgaatgaGATCTCAGTTCTGTATCAGATAACCCacgttttatttatttaatctTTGCTCGAACTTAAATCTGCATATACGTGAATGTTCCACGTTCTAGAGCAGAGCAACTGAGCAAGTATCGGAGAGAAAGCTACAAGACGTGAGGCGGCATGTAGAAAACGCTCGCTCTCTTTCTGCGATGCAGATAGTCATCAGGACCACGCTCTTCTACTTTAATTTACGATCACAATGAGAGCATGGTCATGGCAAGTGGGCCCAGGCACCGACCTGAAGGACCGAGATCCAAGCTCATCATGTACATGGTGTGCCATTCACGATTGGTGCTCATCTCGTCGCATCATTCCATGGCCCCCCTTGACATATGATCCAATCATCATGCCCCGGTGAACGAACCGGGCCAAGCATTCATAACAAATCCATCGATTAACGGACTTGTCTGTGATATCGCCGCACGTATTAAACGAACCGAGAAAACAAGACAGCGCCAACGTGCGAGATCAAAATCAAGCGCAATAGTCCCACTTTTGGAAAAGCGGGCTGTAGTTTTAGTTAATTCCTCAATTGTCATTTTGTCTAATAATCACCCTAGATTTGGCTAGTCTGGTTTTATTTGTGTTAACCAAACTGTGGACGGGGGAAAGATGGATTCGAAATTCGCGTGGCATGCTAGCGCACGACTGTCGCATGTCCCCGGCGGAGAAGCTTCGGTTCAAAAAGTAGCGTTTGTTGAAGTCGTCGAGCACAGCACAGGGATGCGTGTGCTTGTGCCTCGGAATCCTCAAATCCACGCCTACGCTTGGTGCGCACACCGCGAAGCGCCATCGGCTTTCAAAGAGGAATCAATCACTATTCATTAGATCTGGTCCTAACTCCTAACCGTCGATCACGCCAGTGGTTCTTAATACTCCAGTAATTAGGTCAATCCACTCGTCAATTTGCAAAATAATTGTTTTGAAATCGTTGATTTTTCTCTTTAGTGTGATGTAACCCTCGAACACCTAGTCTACGAAAACACATGTACAATGCCCCGTTAAAAACACATGTACAGTAGTGTGATGTCAGTTTTATTTTACCCATGACAGGATGTTTATTGACATGAATGAGAAAATTAAAAGAGGAACGATTGCTTTATTTACAAACACTAAGAGCAAGACCAATAATGTAGCCAAGAGCTGATTATAACTTGTCGCCATGTCATATATAGCTAGCGCAACAAATGCTActctttttatttcaaaatataagatgttgtacatttgtcttaagtcaaaaaaaattaaattttgattaagtttacaaaaaaaattatcaacaTCTACGAcattaaattagttttattgaatccatcatgatacatatatttataatatacttatttgatattgtagatgttaGTACATTTGTATAGAAACTCGTTCAACTTTAATAATTTGACTTACGAAGAACCAAAAACaacttatatttagaaacgaagcAGCACATTAGGTTCAAAGGTTGTGATTTACAAGGGTATACAAGAAGACTACCCACTCCTAAGTGGATGGGGAATCTTATTTCACTTTGAATAGTCCAAGTATTCTGGATGTTTGATAACTTGTTTTACTTAAAAAAAGGCAATACATAAGAGCATTTCCAACAACATAACCATATTTGGAGAGAATACCCAAAAACTAGTTCCAACAACATATCCATATTTGTTGGGTACCCAAAAAAATTTGGGTAGCTACCCATATTTTACTCCCAAATACCCATGTATGGGTATTCTAGGGTAGAGTACCCAAAAGACGCAAATCTCCAGCTACCCTAAAATTTCACTCCCGCGTTCTTTCAGCCCCTTCCCTCCTCCCGCTCGACCGCCGGACttcgcctcgccgccggcgatggaGCCCACCGGCGACCTCCCAAATGTGCCCGACACGGCCGCAGTCCCCCTCCCTCGTCGTGCCGGGCACCACCGCCACCCCAGTCGTCCCCGTGACGTGCGCCGCCGGAAGCCGAAGGTGCCCCATCGTCGCGTCGAGGATCTGCCGCCGGCCGGTGCCCCGCGCCGCTCTTCTGAGCCTCCGACGACCTCCTTGACCCCGTCCCGACGAGGCCCCCTGCCCCCGGACCACGACCTCCTTGACCCTGCCCCGACGAGCTTCCCCGCCGCTGCCCATCCCGATGTCCCCGTCGATTTGGAGCCCCGACGAGGCCCCCAGCCCCTCCCCTGCCTCTCTTCGCCGCCCAGGAGCTCCGCCGCGACCTGCGTCATCGCCCGACCTCTCCCACCGCTTCCATCTCTCCTCGTCGGTTTTCCATCTCTCCTTGCGGTTTTCCTCccccactgctgctgcttgtgaCATGGCGGGCCAGGGCGTCGCCGCCCGCTCGCCGGAGGGCGCCTGGGCGGTCGTATACCGCGCGCCGGAGGCGGCATGCCTTGAGGTCGCCGGAGTGCACGTGCCAGAGGATCACGGtcagacgaggaagaggaggagacgggagaaggggaagaagatggatggataaggaagaagatgggattttcttttaaaaaaatctataatAAGTAAAAGCTTTGGGTATTTAAGTTTTGGGTACCCAGATTGGATATGCTGAAAGAGATGGAGCCAATTTGCATACCTAAAATTTTTCTCTCCTCTATCCATATTGGTTTTGGGTACCCAAAATATGGGTATGTTGTTAGAGATGTTCTAACTGTACACAACTGTGCTTCCTCCGTCCGTGAAAGAGTGTACGTTTGCGGTTCCCAAGAAAATGCATTTTGGAGGTGCAAACCACAATCTTTCTTCTCTTTAATTCTTCCACCTCTAATGAGCTAAGTGCATGAAGAAATGTTATTGGGTTTGATTTTCGTGTAATAAGAAAGAAGCATTTTTTCCCCTAGTTTATGGGAAAAGAGAAACACACTTTTTTGTCGACAAATTTTAAATCCAAAcatacacttatttgtggaccaAGGGAGTACATGTACAATCATGCCCATTCGAGTGCGCTCCAAATGGTAAAGCATGGGGATAAATTGACGAATCTCACTGAATTCTTATCAGAGCACACTgcgtggaaaaaaaaaaagagcacacTACTTTTAATCGTCGTAGATGAATCAAGGAGGACTTAAGCAGAGTGCACATTTCTGAATTTTCGTGCGACTTGGTGACCTAGAATCATATATACCGACTCcaaaatactctctccgatcttAAATTATTGTCCTGAttttaggattggagggagtaaaagatAAAGCTaattcccaaaaaaaaagctcatTTATAAGTTGTTTAGACGGATTATCTAGCACGCGATCAAGTTTTGCCTATTTTAACGTCATGTAACAACGTACCACTGCACCGCGGATTTCATTACCTTGTCGAGACAACACGGGAGCCGAGAGACAACGCGTTCTCGTGCATGCCCTAACGTCGACCACGGTACATGGAGGATTGGAAGCCAACTGGTATTCGCACGGACGAACCCACGACGAGcattcatccatccatccattgaCTCAGCGTCTGCCGGCGTTCAACACGACACACCCCGGCCCGTCGCAGCCCACTGCCCACTAGCCAAGGCCTCGCTCCCTCGCCCGGCCCACACCCAAGCACGGAGGGCCCACTCTCCTGAGAGTCTCCTCTCGCTTCTGCCATCTGCCTCGAGGCTCTCGCTCCGCGTTAACCCTCGCCATGTGACCCCCTTTTGCTGCTTCACGCCTTCACTCCAACACTCTCCCCTCCACCACCCCCACCTCTAGCTAAACCTTCTTCCCCCCAAACCCagcctcctgccgccgccacccccagCCACGGCCATGCGCCTCCTCTTGCTAGCGCTCGCCATAGCGCTAGCCTCCACCACGGCCACATCCCAGCCGCAACCCGACCCGCCGCCGACCTTCGCATTCCCGAACCcgcgcctccgcgccgcctaCATCGCGCTCCAAACCTTCCGCCGCACGGCCATCTTCTCCGACCCCTTCAACCTCACCGCCAACTGGTCGGGCCCCAACGTCTGCGCCTACGCCGGCGTCTTCTGCGCGCCACACCCAACCCTCCCTGGCTCCCCTCTCGTGGTCGCCGGGCTCGACCTCAACGGCGCCGACATCGCCGGCTTCCtgcccccctccctccccgccGGCCTCCCCGACCTGGCGCTCCTCCACCTCAACTCCAACCGCTTCTGCGGCGTGCTCCCGGACAccttcctccacctccgcctcctccacgagCTCGACCTCAGCAACAACCGcttcgtcggcgccttccccgCCGTCGTCCTCAGCCTGCCCCAGCTCAAGTACCTCGACCTCAGGTTCAACGACTTCGAGGGCCCCATCCCGCGGGGGCTCTTCGACCGCCCGCTCGACGCCATCTTCCTCAACTCCAACCGCCTCACCAACCCCATCCCGCCCAACCTCGGCAACTCCCCGGCCTCCGTCCTCGTGCTCGCCCACAACCGCCTCGGCGGCTGTATCCCGCCGTCGATTGGGCAGATGGCCAACACGCTCAACGAGATCGTGCTCATCGACGACGGCCTCACGGGTTGCATCCCGCCGCAGGTTGGGTTGCTCAGCAAGGTCACAGTGTTTGATGTTAGTGGGAACTTGCTCCAGGGCACTCTTCCGGGGAGCGTCGCGGGGTTGGCGGCCGTGGAGCAGCTTAACGTGGCCGGGAACCTTCTGGAAGGCCCCGTGCCGGCGAGCGTGTGCGGGCTGAGGAGCCTCAGGAATTTCACCTATGAGGATAACTTCTTCACTTACCGGCCAGGatgcgcggcggcgaccgcggATGGGAGGTGGAACTGTATCCCTGGGGCTCCTGCGCAGAGGCCGCCGGCGCAGTGTGCCGCGGCTGCTGCGCATCCGTTTGACTGCAGCAAGGCGCAATGTCAGGCGGCGGCACCGGGGTCTGGTAGGGGCAGGGACaggcgcggaggtggccgCGTGCCGCCTACTCCAGCGGGAGCGCCTCGGCCACGTACACGCATAGCGCCGCCGAGGTCGTCGACTCCGTCGCAGCCATTGCCGCCTCCGGGCTCGGGTGCTCCTCCATCGTACCCGTCCCCGCCTGGGAGTTCTTCCCCCACGACGCCAGGAATGacggcgcccccgccgccgccgaccttcAGCGAGAGCCCCGGCCACGCAATGCCGCCCTTGTCATCTgccccg
This is a stretch of genomic DNA from Brachypodium distachyon strain Bd21 chromosome 1, Brachypodium_distachyon_v3.0, whole genome shotgun sequence. It encodes these proteins:
- the LOC100843943 gene encoding leucine-rich repeat extensin-like protein 1, producing the protein MRLLLLALAIALASTTATSQPQPDPPPTFAFPNPRLRAAYIALQTFRRTAIFSDPFNLTANWSGPNVCAYAGVFCAPHPTLPGSPLVVAGLDLNGADIAGFLPPSLPAGLPDLALLHLNSNRFCGVLPDTFLHLRLLHELDLSNNRFVGAFPAVVLSLPQLKYLDLRFNDFEGPIPRGLFDRPLDAIFLNSNRLTNPIPPNLGNSPASVLVLAHNRLGGCIPPSIGQMANTLNEIVLIDDGLTGCIPPQVGLLSKVTVFDVSGNLLQGTLPGSVAGLAAVEQLNVAGNLLEGPVPASVCGLRSLRNFTYEDNFFTYRPGCAAATADGRWNCIPGAPAQRPPAQCAAAAAHPFDCSKAQCQAAAPGSGRGRDRRGGGRVPPTPAGAPRPRTRIAPPRSSTPSQPLPPPGSGAPPSYPSPPGSSSPTTPGMTAPPPPPTFSESPGHAMPPLSSAPAPPSRGGSPPSAGYQPPSASSPSGGQPTTAPPPAEHPGYVLPPLAPPTAPAPAPSSPLPLPAPGSSWTPPPPPQSGGGPPSSPPTLPFPPVHGVQYGSPPPPLPPVYGVSYSSPPPPLPPVYGVSYASPPPPTGP
- the LOC100824474 gene encoding zinc finger CCCH domain-containing protein 46, with translation MNRRQELCRNFQRGSCKYGAQCRFVHASSNQQQQQAAKPNPFGFGTSSRQQQPFGTQSQQQPQPNPFGFGVQAGAAQSRNAPGPAKPFQNKWVRDASAPTKQPEAQPAPQAAHTSCTDPESCKQQISDDFKNETPLWKLTCYAHLRSGPCDIVGDVSYEELRAKAYEEGKRGHPLQSIIEGERNLQNAKLMEFTNLLNNARPSQTPSFPTVGSFPAVKNTSSFGGSQTNGPPVFSSFSQIGAATNFGSGLRTATPGVPTNALFGQSTQPAFGQSTQPAFGQSTQPTFGQSAQSTFGSGGMKFGVPDASQTSRQPFGTLQGSSMSSNSNFPKSPSSSVHQRDIDRQSMELLNGMTARTSAMNQAPVEDNRNENKDDSIWLKEKWAIGEIPLDEPPQRHISHVF